A section of the Bacteroidales bacterium genome encodes:
- the galU gene encoding UTP--glucose-1-phosphate uridylyltransferase GalU, with protein sequence MIKKAVIPAAGFGTRFLPATKAQPKEMLPIIDTPTIQYVVQECVDSGIEDILIVSGKGKRSIEDHFDRNYMLESRILEKDDQVLYDQMKHIEEMANIHYIRQKELKGLGDAIYHARYHCSNEPFVVLLGDTVIDSVIPVTQQLVDIYAQYRQPIVGVEEVAEDKVSRYGIVGGEKLDTRILQLEKMIEKPDTKEAPSNLAIAGRYVLTPEIFPILAKTQAGKGGEIQLTDALRTLLKQEDIIAYTVEGKRYDIGNKMDFLKTTVEFGLKRKEFSGPFREFLKEILKEDH encoded by the coding sequence ATGATAAAAAAAGCTGTAATTCCGGCTGCAGGTTTTGGTACGCGCTTTTTGCCCGCAACCAAAGCGCAGCCCAAAGAGATGCTGCCCATAATCGATACACCGACCATTCAATATGTGGTTCAGGAATGTGTGGATTCCGGCATTGAAGATATACTGATCGTTTCCGGAAAAGGCAAACGATCCATTGAGGACCATTTCGACCGCAATTATATGTTGGAATCCCGTATTCTTGAGAAGGATGACCAGGTCCTTTACGATCAGATGAAGCATATTGAAGAGATGGCCAACATCCACTATATCCGGCAAAAGGAACTGAAAGGACTGGGAGATGCCATCTATCATGCCAGATATCATTGCAGCAATGAACCTTTCGTAGTATTGCTGGGGGATACGGTGATCGATTCCGTAATTCCCGTGACTCAGCAGTTGGTGGATATTTATGCCCAATACCGCCAGCCCATTGTAGGGGTAGAAGAAGTGGCTGAGGATAAGGTTTCACGCTATGGTATTGTAGGAGGAGAGAAGTTAGACACCCGGATTCTTCAGCTTGAAAAGATGATTGAAAAACCCGATACCAAAGAAGCCCCTTCAAATCTGGCCATTGCAGGAAGATATGTGCTGACACCGGAAATCTTTCCCATCCTGGCTAAAACCCAGGCCGGCAAGGGGGGTGAGATACAACTGACCGATGCCCTGAGGACCCTGCTCAAACAGGAGGATATAATTGCCTATACCGTGGAAGGGAAAAGATATGATATAGGTAACAAGATGGATTTTCTGAAAACTACGGTGGAGTTTGGGCTGAAAAGGAAAGAATTTTCCGGTCCATTCAGGGAATTTTTGAAAGAGATATTAAAAGAAGACCACTAA
- a CDS encoding 2-oxo acid dehydrogenase subunit E2, with protein sequence MATPITMPKQGQSVESCILTEWHKKKGEYVNEGDILFTYETDKASFEHEAEAEGTLLETFFEEGDEVPILTNVGVIGEQGEAVDEFNPHAGSRPGKTETEASAPDEETRETTKETPPPETTASPEPEKQQMQGKTAISPRAKKLAEQQRVLYQNLKGSGPYGRIIEQDIQQAIQAGQKATSLAYQKTEESGEAAPKEGTGIGGRVTDKDLTDRIYREDYEVKKLTNVRKLIASSMHASLRNSAQLTHHTSADARNILQLRKTIKAKKEEGLVSNITLNDMVCYAVVRALKKHPDANAHFAEDHIKVFNKVHLGFAVDTDRGLMVPVVRNADDLTLEGLSNQMKALSDRCKQGDIDPELIASESGSFTVSNLGAYGVEMFTPVLNLPQVGILGVNTIINRPADLGNGAFGFIPYIGLSLTYDHRAIDGGPASLFLKNIKEEIEAFETAII encoded by the coding sequence ATGGCGACACCAATCACGATGCCCAAACAGGGCCAGTCCGTTGAAAGCTGTATTCTCACCGAATGGCACAAGAAAAAGGGTGAATACGTAAACGAAGGAGATATACTTTTTACCTATGAAACCGATAAGGCTTCGTTTGAACATGAAGCAGAAGCAGAAGGTACGCTTCTGGAGACATTTTTTGAGGAAGGTGACGAGGTGCCCATACTCACAAATGTAGGTGTCATTGGAGAACAAGGGGAGGCAGTGGATGAATTCAACCCTCATGCAGGCTCCCGGCCAGGCAAAACCGAAACCGAAGCGTCAGCTCCGGATGAGGAAACCCGGGAGACAACCAAAGAGACACCTCCTCCTGAAACTACGGCATCCCCTGAACCAGAAAAGCAACAAATGCAGGGAAAGACCGCCATATCCCCCAGAGCCAAAAAGCTGGCGGAACAGCAAAGGGTTCTTTATCAGAACCTGAAAGGATCCGGGCCCTACGGACGGATTATTGAGCAGGACATACAGCAGGCCATCCAGGCAGGGCAGAAAGCGACTTCCCTTGCCTACCAAAAGACAGAAGAATCAGGTGAAGCTGCTCCAAAGGAAGGAACGGGCATCGGAGGAAGGGTTACCGACAAAGACCTTACCGATCGTATATACAGAGAAGATTATGAGGTAAAAAAGCTGACCAATGTAAGGAAATTGATCGCCTCCAGCATGCATGCCTCCTTACGGAATTCAGCCCAGCTAACCCACCATACAAGTGCCGATGCGCGAAATATTCTGCAGCTTAGGAAGACCATCAAAGCCAAAAAGGAAGAAGGGCTTGTATCCAATATTACACTGAATGACATGGTTTGCTATGCAGTGGTCCGGGCACTGAAAAAACATCCTGATGCCAATGCCCATTTTGCAGAGGATCACATCAAAGTTTTCAACAAGGTACACCTGGGCTTTGCTGTCGATACAGACCGCGGCCTGATGGTACCCGTCGTTAGAAACGCGGATGACCTCACACTGGAAGGCTTGTCGAATCAGATGAAGGCCCTTTCCGACCGATGCAAGCAGGGCGATATCGATCCCGAATTGATTGCCAGTGAGTCTGGTTCATTCACTGTATCCAACCTGGGAGCGTATGGAGTGGAAATGTTTACTCCAGTGCTGAATCTGCCCCAAGTGGGCATACTCGGTGTGAATACCATAATCAACAGGCCGGCAGACTTGGGTAACGGTGCTTTTGGATTTATTCCATATATTGGATTATCCCTAACTTACGACCACCGGGCCATCGATGGCGGACCGGCCTCATTGTTCCTAAAAAACATCAAGGAAGAGATTGAAGCATTTGAGACTGCTATTATATAA
- a CDS encoding transaldolase family protein, with protein MEQKLSEKIRNFILSDIDLTKSQHFESSDLWKRLAKTGSEIWLDTGDIDEASNLWCSEMSALTTNNTLLNKEIQKGIYDDLIIEANKLLSDLEEKDRIIEIAFILNAKHGLKLVEKFGGKVSVELHTDMANDIENTVSYAKRFYDICPEHFIIKIPLTPAGFIATRKVREKGIPVNFTLNFSARQNLIATIFSKPSYVNVFLGRQNAFVIDNNLGDGQLIGEKSTLASQRVISESSKNNPEPTKQIAASIRDASQITSLAGVDVFTIPTKVAKETEANHNTNFVSNRDKDYTIHLYDNIDPTTVKIEKLWNYSEIEHNFAHQLDKNPPETADEFVNRAHKAGLQDLFPTLSSAEWETIAEDGKVPVYERWKNQIAENKISLDALLNASGLASFATDQAALDNRIQSLIKQ; from the coding sequence ATGGAACAAAAATTAAGTGAAAAAATCAGAAATTTTATTTTGAGTGATATTGATTTGACCAAAAGCCAACATTTTGAATCAAGCGATTTATGGAAACGCCTTGCAAAAACAGGTTCCGAAATATGGCTGGATACAGGGGATATAGATGAAGCTTCCAATCTTTGGTGTAGTGAGATGTCAGCCCTGACAACAAACAATACCTTACTCAACAAAGAAATTCAAAAAGGAATTTATGACGATCTGATTATTGAAGCCAATAAATTGCTTTCCGATCTGGAAGAAAAAGACCGGATAATCGAGATTGCTTTCATCTTAAATGCAAAACACGGGCTGAAGCTTGTTGAAAAATTCGGAGGCAAGGTCAGTGTCGAATTACATACCGATATGGCAAATGATATTGAAAACACAGTGTCATATGCCAAAAGATTTTATGATATATGTCCCGAACATTTCATTATTAAAATACCGCTCACTCCAGCAGGATTTATTGCAACCCGAAAAGTGAGAGAAAAAGGCATACCGGTAAACTTTACACTGAATTTCAGTGCAAGGCAAAATCTTATTGCAACCATATTCTCTAAGCCTTCCTATGTTAATGTTTTTCTTGGCCGTCAAAACGCTTTTGTAATCGATAACAATTTGGGTGACGGTCAGTTGATCGGGGAAAAATCCACCTTAGCCAGTCAAAGAGTAATTTCCGAAAGCTCAAAAAATAACCCCGAACCCACCAAACAAATTGCAGCAAGTATAAGGGACGCATCTCAAATTACCAGCCTGGCGGGTGTGGATGTATTTACCATTCCGACAAAAGTTGCTAAGGAAACCGAAGCCAACCATAACACTAATTTTGTTTCAAACAGGGATAAAGATTACACCATTCATCTTTATGACAATATTGATCCGACAACGGTTAAAATTGAAAAACTCTGGAATTACTCCGAAATAGAACATAACTTTGCTCATCAGTTGGATAAAAATCCACCTGAAACAGCGGATGAATTTGTAAACCGGGCACATAAAGCCGGTCTGCAGGATCTATTTCCAACCTTGTCTTCAGCGGAATGGGAAACAATAGCTGAAGACGGAAAAGTTCCCGTTTATGAAAGATGGAAAAATCAAATCGCAGAAAACAAAATATCCCTGGATGCTTTATTAAATGCATCGGGCCTGGCCAGTTTTGCTACAGACCAGGCTGCATTGGACAACAGAATTCAATCTTTGATTAAACAATAA
- a CDS encoding sulfatase-like hydrolase/transferase, whose product MKKNFFQRMLLKLIGLAFVLAAFACNQSTEGEQQKPNVVMVFIDDAGFADFKPFGETRYPTPNVSELAEEGRSYYNFYVPVAVSSASRAALLSGCYPGRTGVFGAHGPNSECLDPEFATLGEVMQQNGYTTASFGKWHLGDVPGQRPHSRGFDESCGLMYSNDMWPYHPENPEHWGQWPLPYWENGEVKIDSMTPKDQRNLSTWYTENAVDFINRHDDEPFFLYVPHSMPHVPLFVSDKFKGESGLGLYEDVMMELDWSVGEIMDALEKNGVEENTMFIFIGSDNGPWLSYMDRAGKTPYREGKGTTFDGGVRNSCIIRYPEHIEPNTVSHNAFASIDILPTICHVTGSPLPDNEIDGKNVWDLITHQPGAENPHDYYPFARHSSLEAVISADGHWKLHLPHQYRSLEKGEGGTYTRRGVRGLQPDSNLGEQIRRPLTYTQRKIDTALFDMVHDPYEKRNVFHRYPEITDRLMEYAEQHNERFYE is encoded by the coding sequence ATGAAAAAGAATTTCTTTCAGCGTATGCTTCTGAAGCTGATCGGTCTGGCTTTTGTGCTGGCCGCATTTGCTTGTAATCAATCCACAGAGGGCGAACAACAAAAACCCAACGTGGTGATGGTATTTATTGACGATGCAGGTTTTGCCGATTTTAAACCTTTTGGTGAAACCCGCTATCCTACTCCCAATGTCAGTGAGCTGGCAGAAGAAGGGCGTAGCTATTACAATTTTTACGTGCCGGTGGCTGTTTCTTCAGCTTCCCGGGCAGCCCTGTTGTCAGGTTGCTATCCCGGCAGAACCGGTGTTTTTGGAGCACACGGTCCCAACTCTGAATGCCTTGACCCGGAATTCGCCACCTTAGGAGAGGTGATGCAACAAAATGGTTACACTACCGCCAGTTTTGGCAAGTGGCACCTGGGTGATGTGCCCGGCCAAAGGCCGCATTCAAGGGGCTTTGATGAATCCTGCGGCCTTATGTATTCAAACGATATGTGGCCCTATCATCCTGAAAACCCTGAACATTGGGGGCAATGGCCTTTACCTTATTGGGAGAACGGAGAGGTTAAGATCGATTCAATGACTCCAAAGGATCAGAGGAATCTTAGTACATGGTATACTGAAAATGCCGTTGATTTTATCAACCGTCACGATGATGAACCCTTCTTTCTGTATGTTCCCCATTCCATGCCCCATGTGCCGCTTTTTGTCAGTGATAAGTTCAAGGGTGAATCCGGTCTGGGTTTATACGAAGATGTAATGATGGAGTTGGACTGGTCTGTGGGAGAGATCATGGATGCTTTAGAGAAAAACGGGGTTGAAGAGAATACCATGTTCATTTTCATCGGCTCCGACAATGGTCCCTGGTTAAGCTATATGGACCGTGCCGGTAAAACCCCTTACCGTGAAGGCAAGGGCACCACATTTGACGGGGGTGTCCGTAATTCATGCATTATAAGATATCCCGAACATATTGAACCCAATACCGTTTCACATAATGCTTTTGCCTCAATTGACATTTTGCCTACGATTTGTCATGTTACCGGCAGTCCGCTTCCGGACAATGAGATTGACGGGAAGAATGTATGGGATCTGATCACCCACCAGCCCGGAGCGGAAAATCCGCATGATTACTATCCTTTTGCCAGGCATTCCAGCCTCGAGGCAGTGATTAGCGCTGACGGACACTGGAAGTTACACCTGCCCCATCAGTACAGATCACTGGAAAAAGGAGAAGGTGGAACATATACCAGGAGAGGTGTCAGAGGACTCCAGCCCGACTCCAACCTGGGCGAGCAGATCCGCAGACCCCTGACATATACGCAGCGTAAAATCGATACAGCCTTGTTTGATATGGTACACGATCCCTATGAGAAGCGGAATGTTTTTCACAGATACCCGGAAATAACCGACCGGTTGATGGAATATGCAGAGCAACATAATGAGAGGTTCTATGAATAA
- a CDS encoding DoxX family protein has protein sequence MEYIEIIIKLLISLSVLNVWLLRAKRPTQWRGGNAESLKDEFQAYGLSEGMMKAVGSIKILLSLLIIASIFYQPLENIGAIGMAIMMAGAVFMHIKIKDGLKRSLPAFIFLCLSLLVFFI, from the coding sequence ATGGAATATATTGAGATTATAATCAAACTGTTAATTAGCCTGAGCGTACTTAATGTTTGGCTTCTCAGAGCTAAGAGGCCAACTCAATGGCGAGGTGGGAATGCCGAATCGTTAAAAGATGAGTTTCAAGCTTACGGGCTTTCCGAGGGAATGATGAAGGCTGTAGGCTCCATAAAAATTTTACTCTCCCTGCTGATCATTGCTTCAATATTCTACCAACCTTTAGAAAATATTGGTGCGATAGGAATGGCGATTATGATGGCCGGGGCAGTATTTATGCATATCAAGATCAAGGATGGACTCAAGCGTTCGCTTCCGGCTTTTATTTTTCTTTGTCTATCGCTCCTTGTATTTTTCATTTAA
- a CDS encoding GntR family transcriptional regulator, protein MDELHIPHYRKIYEMLRRHIEEGVYQEGDMLPSENELSKLHNLARPTVRQALDALVKDGYIKKHRGKGSIVSKRDPGAIGILSIVGTTSAVGRHNLQTKILTPPTVEPWEEPFFYKLSKREKESGCIRLERLRLVKDVPVFYDINYLPNINLPRFTSRKMENKSLFEVLRKNYKIDVIGGDQRIRAIPADEKVARYLRIAEGSPVLHLQRKLETNRNGYCFYSSLYCNTEEYSLYGKF, encoded by the coding sequence ATGGATGAACTTCATATTCCCCATTACAGAAAAATATACGAAATGCTTCGGCGTCATATTGAGGAAGGTGTATATCAGGAAGGGGACATGTTACCCAGCGAGAATGAGTTAAGTAAACTGCACAATTTAGCAAGGCCCACCGTTCGGCAGGCCCTGGATGCTTTGGTGAAAGACGGATATATTAAAAAGCACAGGGGAAAAGGGAGTATCGTTTCCAAAAGAGATCCGGGCGCCATTGGAATTCTTTCGATAGTGGGCACTACCTCTGCCGTGGGCCGGCATAATTTACAGACAAAGATCCTCACCCCACCCACTGTGGAACCATGGGAAGAGCCTTTCTTTTACAAGCTTTCCAAAAGGGAAAAGGAGTCGGGATGTATTCGGCTGGAACGCTTACGGCTGGTAAAAGATGTTCCTGTGTTTTATGACATCAATTATCTACCCAATATCAATCTCCCCCGGTTTACTTCAAGGAAAATGGAAAACAAATCGCTCTTTGAGGTGTTACGGAAAAATTACAAGATCGATGTGATTGGCGGGGACCAGCGTATCCGGGCAATTCCTGCCGATGAAAAGGTGGCCCGCTATCTCCGGATAGCTGAAGGATCACCGGTGCTGCATCTTCAGAGAAAACTGGAAACCAACCGGAATGGCTACTGCTTTTATTCTTCCCTTTATTGCAATACAGAGGAATATTCCCTTTATGGGAAATTTTGA
- a CDS encoding dehydrogenase: MPKSQFINPNEARKPGKITFGEIPINQYQKSIDEEKKNFSNDDLQRIYRDMTVIREFETLLNSVKTTGEYHGVKYNYPGPAHLSIGQEAAAVGMAYNLTIEDFILGSHRSHGEILAKGLSAIEQLSDDDLMRIMKEFFDGAILQVVEKNHKGDVKDLAIKFLLYGTLAEIFGRKTGINRGLGGSMHAFFTPFGIYPNNAVVGGSGDIAVGAALYKKVNQKNGIVVANIGDASMGCGPVWEGMTFASMNQFKELWTGDYQGGMPIIFNFMNNQYGMGGQPEGETMGFDSLARVGAGVNPEMMHAERIDGYNPLAVIDAFSRKKQILEEKKGPVLLDTLTYRISGHSPSDASTYRTKEEIEAWQEKDSLQSFKDDLLNNQVATEKELNSTQTSTIELLKEIYNLAIDEEISPRLELDKDPNLVGKMMFSNQSIEKMEDRKPETLIPKEENPRLKQLAKRHRYGLDENGNPHSTVKTYQLRDGIFEAILDKFYTDPTLVAYGEENRDWGGAFAVYRGLTEALPYNRLFNSPISEGAIVGTAIGYGMAGGRVIAEIMYCDFLGRTGDEVFNQLPKWQSMSGNVIKMPVVVRVSVGNKYGPQHSQDWSSLVAHIPGLKVVYPVTPYDAKGLMNAALNGTDPVIFFESQRIYGIGEWFHEEGVPDEYYEIPLGEPDIKREGKDVTILTIGSTLYTALKAADTLKEKYGVEAELIDARSLVPFNYETVLQSVKKTGKILLSSDASSRNSFLKDMAENISEMAFDDLDGPPVVVGSRNWIIPPYEQENHFLPTPEKMIDAIHEKILPLKGHQVTTNFTTNEQIRRAKGGV; encoded by the coding sequence ATGCCTAAATCACAATTTATAAATCCCAACGAAGCGAGAAAACCCGGTAAGATCACCTTTGGTGAGATACCCATCAATCAGTACCAAAAAAGCATTGACGAGGAGAAAAAGAACTTCAGCAATGACGATTTGCAAAGGATCTACCGAGACATGACAGTCATAAGGGAATTTGAAACATTGCTGAATTCCGTAAAAACTACAGGTGAATATCATGGTGTAAAATATAATTATCCGGGGCCTGCCCACCTGTCAATCGGTCAGGAAGCCGCCGCTGTAGGTATGGCCTATAATCTGACGATTGAGGATTTTATTCTGGGATCTCACCGTAGCCACGGAGAAATACTGGCCAAAGGGCTCTCTGCCATTGAGCAGTTATCTGACGACGACTTGATGCGGATCATGAAAGAATTTTTCGACGGCGCCATATTGCAGGTGGTCGAAAAAAACCATAAAGGGGATGTAAAAGATCTGGCCATCAAATTCCTGCTGTACGGCACGCTGGCTGAAATTTTCGGAAGAAAAACCGGGATCAACAGAGGCCTGGGTGGCTCGATGCATGCCTTTTTTACTCCTTTCGGCATATACCCGAACAATGCAGTAGTGGGAGGATCCGGTGACATAGCCGTAGGTGCGGCTCTTTATAAGAAAGTCAATCAAAAGAACGGCATCGTGGTCGCCAATATCGGGGATGCTTCCATGGGATGCGGTCCTGTATGGGAAGGGATGACCTTTGCCTCCATGAACCAGTTCAAAGAGCTGTGGACCGGAGATTATCAGGGTGGTATGCCCATCATATTCAACTTCATGAACAACCAGTACGGTATGGGCGGACAGCCCGAAGGGGAAACCATGGGATTCGATTCACTGGCCCGTGTGGGAGCAGGAGTAAATCCTGAAATGATGCACGCTGAACGCATCGACGGCTATAACCCCCTTGCTGTAATAGATGCTTTTAGTCGCAAAAAGCAAATACTGGAGGAGAAAAAAGGGCCGGTTCTGCTCGACACCCTCACCTACCGCATCAGCGGCCATTCTCCATCCGATGCTTCTACCTACCGGACTAAGGAAGAAATAGAAGCATGGCAGGAAAAAGATTCACTTCAGAGCTTCAAGGATGACCTGCTCAACAATCAGGTGGCTACGGAAAAGGAGCTAAATTCCACCCAAACATCCACCATTGAACTGCTCAAAGAGATCTACAACCTGGCCATTGATGAAGAAATCTCTCCACGGCTGGAATTAGACAAGGACCCCAATCTGGTTGGGAAAATGATGTTTTCCAATCAATCCATCGAGAAGATGGAGGACCGGAAACCTGAGACATTGATTCCGAAAGAGGAAAATCCAAGGCTAAAGCAACTTGCCAAGCGCCATCGCTACGGATTGGATGAAAACGGAAATCCGCATTCTACTGTCAAAACCTATCAGCTTCGTGATGGCATTTTTGAAGCCATACTGGACAAATTTTACACGGATCCCACACTCGTTGCCTACGGAGAGGAGAACAGAGACTGGGGCGGTGCGTTTGCCGTGTACCGTGGTCTAACCGAAGCATTGCCCTACAACAGGCTTTTCAATTCTCCCATCTCGGAAGGTGCGATTGTCGGAACCGCCATCGGTTATGGCATGGCAGGCGGCCGTGTCATCGCGGAGATCATGTACTGCGATTTTCTGGGACGTACAGGGGATGAAGTCTTCAATCAGCTTCCCAAATGGCAGTCGATGAGCGGCAATGTAATCAAGATGCCGGTGGTTGTAAGGGTATCCGTAGGGAACAAATACGGACCCCAGCATTCGCAGGACTGGTCATCGCTTGTTGCCCATATTCCGGGCCTGAAAGTGGTATACCCGGTAACACCTTATGATGCCAAAGGGCTTATGAACGCGGCCCTTAATGGCACCGACCCGGTCATTTTCTTTGAAAGCCAGCGCATATACGGCATCGGTGAGTGGTTCCATGAGGAAGGCGTACCGGATGAATATTATGAGATACCGCTCGGTGAGCCGGATATCAAGAGGGAAGGGAAAGATGTCACCATATTGACCATCGGTTCTACTCTCTACACCGCCCTCAAAGCGGCCGATACCCTGAAAGAAAAATACGGCGTGGAAGCCGAACTGATTGACGCCCGGTCACTGGTACCTTTTAACTATGAGACCGTACTGCAGTCGGTTAAGAAAACAGGGAAAATCCTGCTCTCCAGTGATGCTTCTTCACGGAACTCCTTCTTGAAAGATATGGCAGAGAATATATCTGAAATGGCTTTTGATGATCTGGATGGCCCACCGGTGGTTGTTGGATCAAGGAACTGGATCATTCCGCCGTATGAGCAGGAGAACCATTTCCTGCCTACACCGGAAAAAATGATCGATGCGATACACGAAAAGATTCTGCCGTTAAAAGGACATCAGGTGACCACGAACTTTACCACTAACGAGCAGATAAGAAGGGCGAAAGGTGGAGTATAG
- a CDS encoding DEAD/DEAH box helicase, with translation MRFEELKISEPIFRALKEENYSTPTPIQEQAIPHILSRKDVMGSAQTGTGKTAAFAIPIIQLLEQERTKKKGAHKIKALVITPTRELAIQIGESFSTYGRHTGIKNTVIYGGVNQHGQTEALKRDIDVLVATPGRLLDLMNQGFISLKDIEYFVLDEADRMLDMGFIHDIRKIIARLPEKRQSLFFSATMPKNIVELSRQILHKPVKVEVSPESSAAETVQHYMYYTNKSNKKNLLLHILKNQDIDQVLLFSRTKHGADRIARNLKNKRIHTAAIHGDKSQNQRQKSLQQFKDGDVRVLVATDIAARGIDIDSLRYVINYDLPNVAETYVHRIGRSGRAGEEGTAISLCEPEENAYLKDIEKLIGQKIEKVDDNPYPQTERPMNAQEKKDFEKEKQRRKQEYFANR, from the coding sequence ATGCGATTCGAAGAATTAAAAATTAGTGAGCCCATTTTTCGGGCACTCAAAGAAGAAAATTATTCAACACCCACCCCGATACAGGAACAAGCCATACCCCATATCCTCAGCAGAAAAGATGTAATGGGCAGTGCCCAGACCGGTACAGGCAAGACAGCAGCTTTTGCCATCCCCATCATCCAGCTGCTTGAGCAGGAACGGACAAAGAAAAAGGGGGCCCACAAGATCAAAGCCCTGGTCATCACCCCTACCCGGGAGCTGGCTATCCAGATTGGAGAGAGCTTCTCCACCTACGGGCGACACACCGGCATCAAAAACACCGTGATATATGGGGGTGTGAACCAGCATGGCCAGACAGAGGCCCTGAAAAGGGATATCGATGTGCTGGTGGCCACGCCCGGAAGGCTGCTCGACCTGATGAATCAAGGTTTTATCTCCCTGAAAGATATCGAATATTTTGTGCTGGACGAGGCAGACCGGATGCTCGACATGGGCTTCATCCATGACATCCGCAAGATCATTGCAAGGCTTCCGGAAAAAAGACAATCCCTGTTCTTTTCGGCCACCATGCCCAAAAACATCGTGGAGCTCTCGCGTCAGATTCTTCACAAACCGGTAAAAGTGGAGGTAAGCCCGGAGTCCTCCGCGGCAGAAACCGTGCAGCATTACATGTATTATACCAACAAATCAAACAAGAAAAACCTGTTGCTCCATATCCTAAAGAATCAGGACATCGACCAGGTATTGCTGTTTTCACGTACCAAGCATGGTGCCGACCGGATAGCCCGCAACCTGAAAAATAAACGGATCCATACGGCGGCCATCCATGGCGACAAATCACAAAACCAACGGCAGAAATCGTTGCAGCAGTTCAAGGATGGTGATGTGCGCGTGCTGGTTGCCACAGACATCGCTGCCAGGGGCATCGACATCGACAGCCTCCGGTACGTGATCAATTATGATCTGCCGAACGTGGCGGAGACCTACGTGCACCGCATCGGGCGCTCCGGCAGGGCTGGCGAAGAGGGCACTGCCATATCCCTGTGTGAGCCGGAAGAGAATGCCTACCTGAAAGACATCGAAAAACTCATCGGCCAGAAGATAGAGAAGGTCGACGACAACCCCTACCCACAAACCGAGCGGCCGATGAACGCCCAGGAGAAAAAGGACTTCGAAAAGGAAAAACAACGACGTAAACAGGAATATTTCGCCAACCGATAA